The following proteins are co-located in the Maridesulfovibrio sp. genome:
- a CDS encoding DUF2730 family protein — MTLDMEIVDHTLRWLQVVFIPLAFYVGNKFKGFDKRLDSVESRLTKAETDLCNLPSKDSLHKIELSLSEMGGDLKAMKTLVEKIDITVDRRESIIMHGDKK; from the coding sequence GTGACCTTGGATATGGAAATCGTAGATCACACTTTGCGTTGGCTGCAGGTCGTCTTCATCCCACTCGCATTTTACGTAGGCAACAAATTCAAGGGCTTCGACAAGCGTTTAGATAGCGTGGAATCTCGGCTGACCAAAGCAGAAACAGACCTTTGCAATCTCCCGTCAAAAGATTCGCTTCACAAGATAGAGCTGTCTTTGTCCGAAATGGGTGGAGATCTAAAAGCAATGAAAACGCTAGTTGAAAAGATCGACATCACTGTTGACCGCCGAGAATCCATCATAATGCACGGAGACAAGAAATGA
- a CDS encoding HNH endonuclease signature motif containing protein gives MFRYSKEHLDFLAREYAIKCLPQLTEDFNQQFGLNKSKDQIRAALKNHKITCGRTGCFEKGMKPWNAGTKGLVQPNSGNFKKGQIPKNHKPIGHEKVCSKDGYILIKVDEVNPYTGAQGWYRFKHVVIWEQMNGPVPKGHVVRFKDGNKLNCAPENLVLLTRREHMQITRSGFSDVPKHLKPSVLEIGRLESKLFELKNRKAEQ, from the coding sequence ATGTTTCGCTATTCAAAAGAACATCTGGACTTCTTGGCTAGGGAGTACGCGATTAAGTGTCTCCCTCAACTCACAGAAGATTTTAACCAGCAGTTTGGTTTGAATAAGTCAAAAGATCAGATTCGAGCAGCCCTTAAAAACCACAAAATAACCTGTGGCCGAACCGGATGTTTTGAAAAAGGCATGAAGCCTTGGAACGCAGGAACAAAAGGTTTGGTACAGCCCAACAGCGGGAATTTCAAAAAAGGTCAGATTCCGAAAAACCACAAGCCAATCGGGCATGAGAAAGTTTGCTCAAAAGATGGCTACATTCTCATTAAGGTAGACGAGGTAAACCCGTACACAGGGGCTCAGGGTTGGTACAGATTTAAGCATGTGGTTATCTGGGAACAAATGAACGGCCCTGTTCCGAAAGGACATGTTGTCAGGTTTAAGGACGGCAATAAACTTAACTGCGCCCCTGAAAATTTGGTTCTGCTGACTAGACGGGAGCATATGCAAATCACTCGTTCCGGATTTAGTGATGTTCCTAAACATTTGAAACCTAGTGTGCTTGAAATTGGAAGACTTGAATCAAAATTGTTTGAACTCAAAAACCGGAAGGCAGAGCAATGA
- a CDS encoding phage protein GemA/Gp16 family protein, which yields MAKKYNPKSGLITKGAIARQQIGIDDVAYRMLLERRYGVSSSKDLNIKQLHDLIHNVYIGEYGWEPKPSKNKKPTPTQKKGKGYQGEFVEINPKDPLAKQKRYALALAALLGWKLSGLDTRCKRQFGVEKFIWITKQSHMQTLIKDMQQRCAKRGIDYSPN from the coding sequence ATGGCAAAAAAGTATAATCCTAAAAGCGGCTTAATTACAAAGGGTGCCATAGCCCGGCAGCAGATCGGCATTGATGATGTCGCATATCGAATGCTGCTGGAGCGTCGCTATGGTGTTAGCAGCTCCAAAGACCTCAACATCAAGCAGCTGCACGACTTAATCCATAACGTTTACATTGGTGAATATGGATGGGAACCCAAGCCATCAAAGAACAAGAAGCCCACACCTACACAGAAGAAAGGCAAGGGCTATCAGGGTGAATTTGTCGAGATCAACCCGAAAGACCCGTTAGCCAAGCAGAAACGTTATGCATTGGCTCTGGCCGCGCTGCTCGGGTGGAAACTGTCTGGACTGGATACCCGCTGTAAAAGACAATTCGGTGTGGAAAAGTTCATCTGGATCACAAAGCAGAGCCATATGCAGACCCTGATCAAAGACATGCAGCAGCGCTGTGCTAAACGCGGTATCGACTACAGTCCCAATTAG
- a CDS encoding holin family protein, with translation MSFLGAVKVGKEIGDAAGGVIGAIGKVFDDLFTSDEEREAAKLKLFQMYQAGELTELDLRIKVMLAEMNGNWLQRSWRPILMLVIVAIIANNYMIYPYLRLFWPAAPQLVLPVELWDLMKLGVGGYTVGRSAEKVADIWRNKQ, from the coding sequence ATGAGTTTTTTAGGAGCTGTAAAAGTTGGCAAGGAAATCGGTGATGCAGCCGGTGGTGTTATCGGCGCAATCGGCAAAGTCTTTGATGACCTGTTTACCTCGGACGAGGAACGCGAAGCAGCGAAATTGAAATTGTTTCAAATGTATCAGGCCGGGGAACTTACTGAGCTTGATCTTCGCATCAAAGTCATGCTGGCCGAGATGAACGGTAACTGGCTCCAGCGCTCATGGCGGCCCATCCTGATGCTGGTGATCGTGGCAATTATTGCCAACAACTACATGATTTATCCGTATCTGCGGTTGTTCTGGCCTGCCGCCCCTCAATTGGTCCTCCCTGTTGAGCTCTGGGACCTCATGAAACTCGGGGTAGGCGGATACACCGTTGGGCGTAGTGCTGAAAAGGTGGCCGACATTTGGAGGAACAAACAGTGA
- a CDS encoding phage minor head protein, producing MISVNALKPAAAQKYWAGKVPVTDKEFAQLTGQAKAQAFSVSGLSKLDQVIAVQNALAKIIDEGGTLADFKKEIPEIIKAQGWTGKAAHRVDNLLRTNLQIAYMAGRHDQMSKATKLRPYWQYVAVGDKRTRPSHTALNGKVYPADHQFWDTYLPPNGFRCRCTVISLSKRQLKKSGLQVETDMPGTTMVTLPDGSEINVNPMPDKGWARNVGKDFYQPDLSKYPADSKQQYLENMIDGLCPHDFAQSGESTCLARLKKHLSQEDLEDMQTLIRSRMQGGVEGFEEWTEAVLKRNYRQRGDLYPVGNLPAKVTAHLHKQGKSPRLALVTVDDGQIMHLSRTAKKKRGQALTPLEIAEMSERFAESDWYEDTEKEGLLMSWVRLGDELVKVVINLDGKVSKHGVANRIVTAGVIDKKNVETGKRYKKI from the coding sequence ATGATTAGCGTCAACGCCCTCAAGCCTGCAGCTGCACAAAAATACTGGGCTGGCAAAGTGCCGGTCACAGATAAGGAATTTGCCCAACTCACAGGACAAGCCAAGGCACAAGCCTTTTCCGTCTCAGGGCTTTCGAAACTGGATCAGGTGATAGCGGTCCAAAACGCCTTGGCCAAAATTATTGATGAAGGCGGTACTCTGGCAGATTTCAAAAAGGAAATCCCGGAAATCATCAAAGCTCAAGGATGGACGGGCAAAGCCGCGCACCGGGTAGACAATCTTCTGCGTACCAATCTCCAGATAGCGTACATGGCCGGTCGCCATGATCAGATGTCCAAAGCAACCAAGCTCCGCCCTTACTGGCAGTATGTTGCCGTTGGGGATAAGCGCACACGCCCGAGCCACACTGCATTGAATGGCAAGGTCTATCCGGCAGATCACCAGTTTTGGGACACATACCTGCCGCCTAACGGCTTTCGTTGCCGTTGCACGGTCATAAGCTTGTCAAAGCGCCAACTCAAAAAAAGCGGGTTGCAGGTTGAAACCGACATGCCCGGCACGACCATGGTCACACTGCCTGATGGAAGTGAGATCAACGTCAATCCCATGCCCGATAAAGGCTGGGCGCGGAACGTAGGCAAAGACTTCTATCAGCCTGATCTGTCTAAATACCCGGCTGATTCCAAACAACAATATTTGGAAAACATGATTGATGGGCTTTGCCCGCATGACTTCGCCCAGAGCGGTGAATCGACATGTCTTGCCCGATTAAAAAAACATCTCAGTCAAGAAGATCTTGAGGACATGCAGACCTTGATCCGGTCACGCATGCAGGGCGGTGTTGAAGGTTTTGAAGAATGGACCGAGGCAGTGCTTAAACGCAACTACCGCCAGCGTGGAGACCTTTATCCTGTGGGCAATCTTCCCGCCAAGGTGACAGCCCATCTGCATAAACAGGGGAAAAGTCCCCGTCTGGCTCTCGTCACCGTGGATGACGGCCAGATCATGCATTTAAGCCGTACTGCCAAGAAAAAAAGAGGTCAGGCACTGACCCCGCTTGAAATCGCCGAGATGTCGGAACGTTTTGCAGAGTCGGACTGGTACGAGGACACGGAAAAAGAAGGGTTGCTCATGAGCTGGGTCCGGCTCGGTGACGAACTGGTCAAGGTGGTCATCAATCTGGACGGAAAGGTCAGTAAGCACGGAGTGGCTAACAGGATCGTGACCGCCGGAGTGATTGACAAGAAGAATGTTGAGACAGGCAAGAGATACAAAAAAATATAA
- a CDS encoding AAA family ATPase: MNHEIFIETSNVTKFRKATSSLANTEKGKAGMMVVQGSAGRGKTMCAKEWHANNDSVFLRVWGSWTEAAMWRALCFEFCGEKPRSISTSQDLILDEIHRFRRTIIIDEADRLSLKTLDNLRDLHDYTSCPMILIGEENMMTKISSMSRTSSRVVQVVKFSPVTPEDIMLYAMQAASLEVTPEACHRLAELARGSFRLVYGYMLKLEEYAKVQGENKIDMATITKLRIGRN; this comes from the coding sequence ATGAACCACGAAATCTTTATTGAAACCAGCAATGTGACCAAGTTCCGCAAGGCTACATCAAGCTTGGCCAACACCGAGAAGGGAAAGGCCGGAATGATGGTTGTTCAGGGCAGCGCCGGACGTGGAAAGACCATGTGCGCCAAAGAATGGCACGCAAATAACGACAGTGTTTTCCTGCGTGTTTGGGGCAGCTGGACCGAAGCAGCTATGTGGCGTGCCCTCTGCTTCGAATTCTGCGGGGAGAAGCCGCGCAGCATCAGCACAAGTCAGGACTTGATTCTGGACGAGATCCACAGGTTCCGCCGTACCATCATCATTGATGAAGCCGACAGGCTGAGCCTCAAGACGCTGGATAACCTGCGTGACCTGCACGACTACACATCCTGCCCCATGATTCTGATCGGCGAAGAAAACATGATGACTAAGATCAGCTCCATGTCCCGCACCAGCAGCCGTGTGGTTCAGGTTGTCAAATTCAGCCCCGTCACCCCTGAAGACATCATGCTTTACGCAATGCAGGCCGCATCGCTCGAAGTGACACCGGAAGCGTGTCACAGGCTGGCTGAGCTGGCACGCGGTAGCTTCCGCCTTGTGTATGGCTACATGCTGAAGCTTGAAGAATACGCAAAGGTTCAGGGTGAAAACAAAATTGACATGGCCACAATCACTAAACTGCGGATCGGGAGGAACTAA
- a CDS encoding major capsid protein, with protein sequence MSLLLKLRKYYTAAAVRNVLKTVAPVELTLMSTVFTNRDTVQLPVIPLAELRSVIKNMPVVARNGQPLNVSSDSMEVTYVEPLPVKLFADIDPIMLNNLRMLSDESIRNYCNRQIANLRESTNLTTEALCAQALFDGKISYPLQVASAKSKLYTVSYGTETIQTVDVADQALWNVTGQSRTVVLSLLRNMDNKLTRAGYPGKRKIFAGVNAFGYLIDLVDQNKDSRTPMRIKEDGTVQIGKFIIQEMSETYYDAKGEDVPKVPDDEIRMVTPQYTTLKYAAIDDLKANLQALPLFVKAVEDEKAGSLQNISNSKPLPGVAPASICKAVVVDESVNAAE encoded by the coding sequence ATGTCGCTACTATTAAAGCTCAGGAAATATTATACAGCAGCCGCAGTGCGTAATGTACTCAAGACCGTTGCGCCGGTTGAACTGACCCTCATGAGCACTGTTTTCACCAACCGGGATACTGTGCAGTTGCCGGTGATCCCGTTGGCAGAACTCAGATCTGTAATCAAAAACATGCCGGTGGTAGCCAGAAACGGTCAGCCTCTCAATGTCTCATCCGACAGCATGGAAGTCACATACGTTGAACCCCTGCCAGTCAAACTATTCGCCGACATCGATCCGATCATGCTCAACAACCTGCGTATGCTCAGTGATGAAAGCATCCGCAACTACTGCAACCGCCAGATTGCAAACCTGCGTGAATCTACCAACCTGACCACTGAAGCACTGTGCGCTCAAGCATTGTTTGACGGCAAGATCAGTTATCCCCTGCAGGTGGCTTCAGCAAAATCCAAGCTCTACACAGTGAGCTATGGCACTGAAACCATTCAGACAGTGGATGTTGCCGATCAGGCTCTGTGGAACGTTACGGGGCAATCACGCACGGTGGTTCTTTCTTTGCTTCGTAATATGGACAACAAGCTGACCAGGGCCGGTTATCCCGGCAAAAGAAAGATCTTTGCCGGTGTAAACGCCTTTGGCTACCTGATCGACCTGGTTGACCAGAACAAAGACAGCCGCACTCCCATGCGCATCAAGGAAGACGGCACGGTTCAGATCGGCAAATTCATCATTCAGGAGATGAGCGAGACCTACTACGACGCCAAAGGTGAAGACGTACCCAAGGTTCCTGACGATGAGATCCGCATGGTCACCCCGCAATACACCACCCTCAAATACGCTGCCATTGATGACTTGAAGGCCAACCTGCAGGCCCTGCCTTTGTTCGTCAAAGCCGTAGAAGACGAGAAAGCTGGAAGCCTTCAGAATATCAGTAACTCCAAACCCCTGCCCGGTGTAGCTCCGGCGTCCATCTGCAAGGCTGTTGTCGTGGATGAATCGGTGAACGCAGCCGAATAG
- a CDS encoding D-Ala-D-Ala carboxypeptidase family metallohydrolase, whose translation MVALSENFTLNEFTRSQTAARLGERVTVDLTSPEYANIVTLCKEILQPLRGLLEAPITITSGYRPDWLNELIGGAPNSAHLSGRAADIVVPGMSPRSVALMIVRSGLPFNQCILEFGQWVHVSIAPMGDEPRRQVLTASKKNGATIYKEGL comes from the coding sequence ATGGTCGCTCTCAGCGAGAACTTCACCCTCAATGAATTTACCCGATCCCAGACAGCCGCAAGGCTGGGTGAACGGGTAACGGTTGATCTGACATCACCCGAATACGCCAACATAGTCACGCTCTGCAAAGAAATCTTGCAGCCGTTGCGTGGACTGCTCGAAGCCCCCATCACTATTACATCCGGCTACCGTCCTGATTGGCTTAATGAGCTTATCGGCGGAGCTCCTAATTCCGCGCACCTTTCAGGCCGCGCTGCTGACATTGTCGTGCCCGGCATGTCTCCGCGCAGCGTGGCCCTGATGATTGTGCGGTCAGGTTTGCCCTTTAACCAGTGCATTCTTGAATTCGGACAGTGGGTGCATGTCTCTATAGCACCCATGGGCGACGAACCGCGCCGTCAGGTTCTGACAGCCAGCAAGAAGAATGGCGCGACCATCTACAAGGAAGGTTTGTAG
- a CDS encoding DUF3164 family protein has translation MTTEAIIDGKYMKNSKGHLVPLEQVSDYDKEKEELVRRLVSKAVPIQETMRDFKVEALGDMYAFMELAFEKYEAKKRELKNFRLTTFDGTLRVEVAVNDFLEFDEQLQAAKSLVDECLIGWTEDARPEVRALVSQAFETDKEGSVSPSKVIPLMRLEIEDEDWNNAMKAVKASLTVQYSKKYIRFKRRTGPEGKWENIVLDIAAL, from the coding sequence ATGACAACTGAAGCAATCATTGATGGCAAATACATGAAAAACAGCAAGGGCCACCTTGTCCCTCTTGAACAGGTCTCGGACTACGACAAAGAAAAGGAAGAACTGGTACGCAGGCTTGTTTCCAAGGCTGTCCCCATTCAGGAGACAATGCGGGATTTTAAAGTTGAAGCTCTTGGCGACATGTACGCCTTCATGGAACTCGCTTTTGAGAAATATGAAGCAAAGAAACGTGAGCTTAAAAATTTCCGGCTCACAACTTTCGACGGTACTCTTCGGGTTGAGGTGGCGGTGAACGACTTCCTTGAATTCGATGAACAGCTTCAGGCTGCGAAGTCACTGGTTGACGAATGCCTGATCGGCTGGACCGAAGATGCCCGCCCCGAAGTTCGGGCTTTGGTCAGTCAGGCTTTTGAGACGGATAAGGAAGGCAGCGTCTCGCCCTCTAAAGTCATTCCTCTGATGAGGTTGGAAATTGAAGACGAAGACTGGAACAACGCGATGAAGGCCGTCAAAGCCAGCCTGACAGTGCAATACAGTAAAAAGTACATCAGATTCAAGCGGCGGACCGGCCCTGAGGGCAAGTGGGAAAACATCGTATTAGACATCGCAGCCCTGTAG
- a CDS encoding DNA-binding protein — translation MNSTLCRTLRKMLADGFEQYNGIIDPTVYERLKCEKPERAYWVCNWPILHCLGCRRKCTPKDIRGFQIVLPNAEPSVIEWQERVATLLKKKFMRPAEAAFCLDVSERHVRDLVEEGILIRHVRPPLRITSESVKQEMEQLE, via the coding sequence ATGAACAGCACACTTTGCAGAACACTACGAAAGATGCTTGCCGACGGATTTGAGCAGTACAATGGTATAATCGACCCGACAGTATATGAACGCTTGAAATGCGAGAAGCCCGAACGAGCGTACTGGGTTTGCAACTGGCCTATCCTCCATTGCCTGGGATGCCGCAGGAAATGCACACCCAAAGACATCCGAGGCTTCCAGATTGTGCTGCCCAATGCTGAACCGTCTGTTATTGAATGGCAGGAAAGAGTTGCTACATTACTTAAGAAAAAGTTTATGCGTCCGGCAGAAGCAGCCTTTTGCTTGGATGTATCCGAACGTCATGTGCGCGACCTGGTTGAAGAGGGAATTTTGATACGCCATGTCCGTCCCCCTTTGCGCATAACTTCCGAGTCCGTGAAGCAGGAAATGGAGCAACTAGAGTAG
- a CDS encoding DUF935 family protein: MTRVSGIYAPNGDFISFESARSASVLGEDFATSSRAMGFDPATLFGMLPDPDPVLRDRGEDASILHELEADDEVGTGIEKRTLRTLNKTNFTFSPGHAEGEEPTELAVTVCKLLERDLADLKLRTAFGEILETVFYGPTFSELSWEMHNGHYKLVAITSKPRDWFAFNDQRKPVFQSMDTPEGEPLPPFKFLMTRHRASYDNPYGKRLLTRCLWPVVFKRGGIEFWSRFCEKFGSAFMIAKAGKDAQERNVIAAQLVSMIQDAVAVLPPNSDVDLVQAASRAGDLHKSFVSHWNTAISKILTGQHLSTNQDGNGSRAAAETHSAQLDALAESDQAMLVDSMNDLARIYTKLNFGDDIFPPVFEFTEPEDHAKKAELGKSLHSMGVRFLPKYFENKFGMSPDEFYMDSSPESASTQKQEPAVSAARSVGSNFSAADDVDEFQQAIDRLADKLTPEVAKINEGLATQIENIVEQAESFEDIHAGLAELLGQELDQYEMDELLSNAMLNAQLAGRAAVHGDSDD; the protein is encoded by the coding sequence ATGACACGTGTTTCTGGAATCTACGCACCTAACGGCGACTTCATCAGCTTTGAATCTGCTCGCAGCGCGTCCGTGCTGGGTGAAGACTTCGCCACCTCCAGCCGCGCCATGGGATTCGACCCGGCAACTCTTTTCGGCATGCTTCCCGATCCCGATCCTGTTCTGCGCGATCGGGGAGAAGATGCCAGTATCCTGCACGAGCTGGAAGCTGACGATGAGGTCGGTACCGGCATTGAAAAACGCACACTGCGCACACTGAACAAAACGAATTTCACTTTTTCACCCGGTCACGCTGAAGGCGAAGAACCCACGGAGCTGGCCGTGACCGTCTGCAAATTGCTTGAACGGGATCTGGCTGACCTGAAGCTACGAACTGCATTCGGCGAAATCCTTGAAACGGTGTTTTACGGCCCTACGTTTTCAGAGCTGAGCTGGGAGATGCATAACGGGCATTACAAGCTTGTGGCCATAACCAGCAAGCCTCGCGATTGGTTTGCATTCAATGACCAGCGCAAGCCCGTGTTTCAGTCTATGGACACACCTGAAGGCGAGCCACTGCCGCCGTTTAAGTTCCTGATGACCAGGCACAGGGCCTCTTATGACAATCCTTACGGTAAGAGGCTTTTGACCCGCTGCCTTTGGCCGGTCGTGTTCAAAAGAGGCGGAATAGAGTTTTGGTCCCGGTTCTGTGAAAAATTCGGCTCGGCGTTCATGATTGCGAAGGCGGGTAAAGATGCCCAGGAGCGGAACGTTATTGCCGCGCAGCTTGTATCCATGATCCAGGATGCCGTGGCCGTACTACCTCCGAATAGTGATGTGGATCTGGTGCAGGCTGCCAGCCGTGCCGGAGACCTTCACAAGTCCTTTGTCAGTCACTGGAACACCGCCATTTCAAAGATTTTGACCGGGCAACACTTATCCACCAACCAGGACGGCAATGGCTCCCGCGCAGCTGCTGAGACACACTCGGCGCAGCTCGACGCGCTGGCCGAATCCGATCAGGCCATGCTCGTGGACAGCATGAACGACCTGGCTCGCATCTATACCAAGCTCAACTTCGGTGATGACATTTTCCCGCCTGTTTTCGAGTTCACCGAGCCGGAGGACCACGCAAAGAAAGCAGAGCTGGGTAAAAGTCTGCACTCCATGGGCGTTAGGTTCCTGCCCAAATATTTTGAAAACAAGTTCGGCATGTCACCCGATGAATTTTACATGGACTCATCCCCTGAAAGTGCTTCTACCCAGAAGCAGGAACCGGCGGTGTCTGCTGCTCGCTCTGTCGGTTCCAATTTTTCTGCTGCAGACGATGTTGACGAATTTCAGCAGGCAATAGACCGGCTGGCCGACAAGCTCACTCCTGAAGTGGCAAAAATCAACGAAGGTTTAGCCACTCAAATTGAGAATATTGTCGAGCAGGCCGAGTCCTTTGAAGACATACATGCCGGACTTGCCGAGCTGCTTGGCCAAGAGCTGGATCAGTATGAAATGGACGAACTGCTGAGCAATGCCATGCTCAACGCCCAGCTTGCAGGCCGCGCCGCTGTGCATGGAGACAGTGATGATTAG